Proteins from a genomic interval of Sphingomonas sp. Y38-1Y:
- a CDS encoding MerR family transcriptional regulator has product MSRMTIARLAEAGGVGVETVRYYQRRGLLSEPKRPGGSGFRSYGEPDVRRLRFIRSAQGAGFTLDEIGELLELDAVDDRVRARELARSRVAALDARIAELQDARSALVRLADACGSGSAGACPIITAFEP; this is encoded by the coding sequence ATGTCGAGGATGACGATCGCACGATTGGCGGAGGCTGGCGGGGTGGGCGTCGAGACGGTGCGTTACTATCAGCGCCGGGGTTTGCTCAGCGAACCCAAGCGGCCGGGCGGCAGCGGGTTCCGCAGCTACGGCGAGCCCGACGTCCGTCGTCTGCGCTTCATCCGGTCGGCGCAGGGTGCTGGGTTCACGCTGGACGAGATCGGCGAACTGCTCGAGCTGGACGCCGTCGATGACCGCGTGCGGGCGCGCGAGCTGGCGAGGTCGCGCGTGGCGGCGCTGGATGCGAGGATCGCAGAGCTGCAGGACGCGCGGTCGGCGCTCGTTCGGCTGGCCGACGCGTGTGGCAGCGGGTCGGCAGGGGCCTGCCCCATCATCACCGCCTTCGAGCCCTGA
- a CDS encoding cation diffusion facilitator family transporter: MAHDHGPGGHSHDHTAGANAKMLGWALALTSTYLVAEVIGGFVFNSLALLSDAAHMLTDVAALVIALMAIRIGQRAPDDRRTFGYRRFEILAAAFNAILLFGIAIYVFVEAVQRFTDPEPVQSWGMLIVAAVGLVVNLISMRLLTAGKDGSFNVKGAYLEVWADMIGSVGVIVGALAIRFTGWTWIDPIVAVAIGLWVLPRTWVLLRDTTNVLLEGVPSSLRLVEVRAAVSAVPGVAGLHDLHVWSMSNEDVSCTMHVTLAPGADADTVRKAVADLIHERFGIEHATIQTEGPGEACEESGHLHS; the protein is encoded by the coding sequence ATGGCGCATGACCACGGCCCCGGGGGCCATTCCCACGACCACACCGCCGGCGCGAACGCGAAGATGCTCGGCTGGGCGCTCGCGCTCACGTCCACCTATCTGGTGGCGGAGGTCATCGGCGGCTTCGTGTTCAACAGCCTCGCGCTGCTGTCCGACGCAGCCCACATGCTCACCGACGTCGCCGCGCTGGTGATCGCGCTCATGGCCATCCGGATCGGGCAGCGTGCGCCCGACGATCGCCGCACGTTCGGCTACCGCCGGTTCGAGATCCTGGCCGCCGCGTTCAACGCGATCCTGCTGTTCGGCATCGCGATCTACGTGTTCGTCGAGGCGGTCCAGCGCTTCACCGATCCCGAGCCGGTGCAATCGTGGGGCATGCTGATCGTCGCGGCGGTCGGCCTCGTCGTGAACCTGATCTCGATGCGGCTGCTGACCGCCGGCAAGGACGGCAGCTTCAACGTGAAGGGCGCCTATCTCGAGGTGTGGGCGGACATGATCGGGTCGGTCGGCGTCATCGTCGGCGCGCTGGCGATCCGCTTCACCGGCTGGACTTGGATCGATCCGATCGTCGCCGTGGCGATCGGCCTGTGGGTGCTGCCGCGGACGTGGGTCCTGCTGCGCGACACGACGAACGTGCTGCTCGAGGGCGTGCCGTCGAGCCTGCGGCTCGTCGAGGTGCGGGCGGCGGTCTCGGCCGTCCCCGGCGTCGCGGGGCTCCACGACCTGCACGTCTGGTCGATGTCGAACGAGGACGTCAGCTGCACGATGCACGTCACGCTGGCACCGGGCGCGGATGCCGACACCGTCCGCAAGGCCGTGGCGGACCTGATTCACGAGCGGTTCGGGATCGAGCACGCGACGATCCAGACCGAGGGACCGGGCGAGGCGTGCGAGGAGAGCGGGCATCTCCATAGCTGA
- a CDS encoding CopD family protein — protein sequence MPSLPFTLYGQLLLAKLGAFAAMVGLASLNRFRLTPALGSVASSGAARREIGALRLSLAFEAALGIAVLALVAWLGTLEPVAAAG from the coding sequence ATGCCCAGCCTGCCCTTCACGCTTTACGGCCAGCTGCTGCTTGCCAAGCTGGGCGCGTTCGCCGCGATGGTGGGGCTGGCATCCTTGAACAGGTTTCGGCTGACCCCGGCCCTTGGCTCGGTCGCGTCATCGGGGGCGGCGCGACGTGAGATCGGCGCGTTGCGGCTGAGCTTGGCGTTCGAGGCCGCGCTGGGGATCGCGGTGCTGGCGCTCGTCGCGTGGCTTGGCACGCTGGAACCGGTCGCGGCGGCTGGATGA
- a CDS encoding arabinan endo-1,5-alpha-L-arabinosidase encodes MVSKRVRSSRPSPHRSRQTAGCLCLGVLLASASAAQTPVVESDVRPVHDPVLIQEDGEWHVFSTGIGKEGQGLLAERVSSDLAQWRTGTPPFASLPEWATQAVPGARNLWAPDISFVNGRYRLYYSVSTFGSNRSAIGLATSTTLDPAKRGYGWRDEGLVLASRPGDDYNAIDPAFIADRDGRHWLAFGSFWSGLKLVELDRRTGKPLDPSRRPLALASRPVPAGAPSAIEAPYLFERGGWYYLVASYDYCCKGVSSTYYTVIGRSKAITGPYRGKDGSSMLEGGGTVLLRADLEEKGRFRGPGHAGHHRGRDGVDRLVYHAYDRDNKGAPTLRVAALRWSADGWPAIAGVGEKP; translated from the coding sequence ATGGTGTCGAAGCGAGTTCGTTCATCCCGACCGTCGCCGCATCGATCACGCCAAACTGCCGGATGCCTTTGCCTCGGCGTGTTGCTGGCATCCGCCAGCGCGGCGCAGACACCGGTGGTCGAGAGCGACGTCCGACCCGTCCACGATCCGGTGCTGATCCAGGAGGACGGCGAGTGGCACGTCTTCTCGACGGGGATCGGCAAGGAGGGGCAAGGCCTGCTCGCCGAGCGCGTGTCGAGCGACCTGGCGCAGTGGCGCACAGGAACGCCGCCCTTCGCCAGCCTGCCCGAATGGGCGACGCAGGCGGTCCCCGGCGCGCGCAATCTCTGGGCGCCCGATATCTCGTTCGTGAACGGGCGATATCGGCTTTATTACTCGGTCTCGACCTTCGGATCGAACCGCTCGGCGATCGGGCTGGCGACAAGCACGACGCTCGATCCTGCCAAGCGTGGTTATGGCTGGCGTGACGAGGGGCTGGTGCTCGCGTCGCGACCGGGCGACGATTACAACGCGATCGATCCGGCGTTCATCGCCGATCGAGACGGGCGGCACTGGCTGGCGTTCGGCAGCTTCTGGAGCGGGCTAAAGCTGGTCGAGCTCGATCGCCGCACGGGCAAGCCACTCGATCCGTCGCGAAGGCCGCTGGCGCTCGCCAGCCGTCCGGTCCCGGCGGGCGCGCCCTCGGCGATCGAGGCGCCTTACCTCTTCGAGCGCGGCGGCTGGTACTATCTGGTCGCGAGCTACGACTATTGCTGCAAGGGCGTCAGCAGCACCTACTACACCGTGATCGGCCGATCGAAGGCGATCACCGGGCCGTACCGGGGCAAGGACGGCAGCTCGATGCTGGAGGGCGGCGGTACGGTCCTGCTGCGCGCGGATCTGGAGGAGAAGGGCCGGTTTCGCGGTCCCGGCCATGCGGGCCATCATCGCGGCAGGGACGGCGTCGATCGCCTCGTCTATCACGCCTATGACCGGGACAACAAAGGCGCGCCGACGCTGCGCGTGGCGGCGCTTCGCTGGAGCGCGGATGGATGGCCGGCGATCGCCGGCGTGGGAGAGAAGCCATGA
- a CDS encoding MauE/DoxX family redox-associated membrane protein: MGRVQLNRKQEHPVSQRPTAVLHRMVMPTHTCPYGLKALDLLRRKGFEVEDHHLTTRAETDAFKTAHDVKTTPQVFIGGERVGGYDDLRRHFGLHVAEPGATSYRPVIALFAMTALLALAASHAAFGTPFTLHALQWFGGFSMAVLALLKLQDVEKFSTMFLNYDLLAKRWVRYGYVYPFAEGLAGVLMVAGALNWLSIPIALFIGTVGAVSVFKAVYIDKRELKCACVGGSSNVPLGFVSLTENLGMIAMAVWMLTGMSGM; encoded by the coding sequence ATGGGCCGGGTGCAGTTGAACCGCAAACAGGAGCACCCCGTGTCCCAACGTCCCACCGCCGTCCTTCACCGCATGGTGATGCCCACCCATACCTGCCCCTATGGCCTCAAGGCGCTGGACCTGCTCCGGCGCAAGGGCTTCGAGGTCGAGGACCATCATCTCACCACCCGCGCCGAGACCGACGCCTTCAAGACCGCGCACGACGTGAAGACGACGCCGCAGGTGTTCATCGGCGGCGAGCGCGTCGGCGGATACGACGACCTGCGACGGCATTTCGGCCTGCACGTCGCCGAGCCCGGTGCCACCAGCTACCGCCCGGTGATCGCGCTCTTCGCCATGACCGCACTGCTCGCTCTGGCGGCCAGCCATGCGGCGTTCGGCACTCCGTTCACGCTCCACGCGCTGCAATGGTTCGGCGGGTTCAGCATGGCCGTCCTGGCGCTGCTCAAGCTGCAGGACGTCGAGAAGTTCTCGACCATGTTCCTCAACTACGACCTGCTCGCCAAGCGCTGGGTCCGCTACGGCTACGTCTACCCCTTCGCCGAGGGCTTGGCCGGCGTCCTCATGGTGGCCGGCGCACTGAACTGGCTTTCGATCCCGATCGCGCTGTTCATCGGCACGGTCGGCGCCGTCTCCGTCTTCAAGGCGGTCTACATCGACAAGCGCGAGCTCAAGTGCGCGTGCGTCGGTGGCAGCTCGAACGTGCCGCTCGGCTTCGTCAGCCTGACCGAGAACCTCGGCATGATCGCGATGGCGGTCTGGATGCTGACCGGCATGAGCGGAATGTGA
- a CDS encoding TniQ family protein gives MPLAFLPQFHPDELLYSIVARYGRWGRLRTGRVNENLFGTKSIKFSYDLPLQIGRLADTVGADLPLTVSEIVRDHTLLPFHTALRERGEYDELARRMVAGENIQRTLKGTRAVLPWPDRLRYCPECDDVSRRLYGTPIWLRRHQLVTSLICLEHGGILLASDVDVTWGRDMTYRPASDHRGDAQAIAFPFSGEAMMRYRDITTYGHSMLGSQDHRDGWSPETDFKALARRKGFTQGMLTRGVPGLQSMLKTYPLPRTRAALIEEAETHATFTPRKLRWMFEEADRRGEVISLSKLLGRRLFIDRDLVRSEWKRYYEGSGRGETSGSTAG, from the coding sequence TTGCCGCTGGCCTTCCTCCCACAGTTCCACCCGGACGAGCTGCTCTATTCGATCGTAGCGAGATACGGGCGCTGGGGTCGCCTCCGGACGGGGCGCGTGAACGAGAACCTGTTCGGCACGAAGTCGATCAAGTTTTCCTACGACTTGCCGCTGCAGATTGGGCGCCTTGCTGATACTGTCGGTGCGGATCTTCCGCTCACCGTCAGCGAAATAGTCAGGGATCACACCCTGCTGCCTTTCCACACGGCCCTTCGGGAGCGAGGGGAGTATGACGAACTGGCAAGGCGGATGGTTGCGGGGGAGAATATCCAGCGGACGTTGAAGGGCACGCGTGCGGTTCTGCCCTGGCCTGACCGCCTGCGCTACTGCCCCGAATGCGACGACGTGAGCCGGCGGCTCTACGGAACACCGATCTGGCTTCGTAGGCATCAGCTTGTCACCAGTCTCATCTGCCTCGAACATGGCGGAATCCTGCTCGCCAGCGATGTCGACGTCACCTGGGGTCGCGACATGACCTACAGGCCAGCCTCCGATCACAGGGGCGACGCGCAGGCGATCGCCTTCCCATTCAGCGGCGAGGCGATGATGCGATACCGCGACATCACCACCTACGGTCACTCGATGCTCGGCAGCCAGGACCATCGAGACGGCTGGTCGCCGGAGACCGACTTCAAGGCACTTGCCCGACGCAAGGGCTTTACCCAGGGCATGCTGACGCGAGGTGTTCCCGGGCTGCAGTCGATGCTCAAGACTTACCCGCTCCCACGCACACGCGCCGCGCTGATTGAGGAAGCCGAGACACACGCGACGTTCACGCCGCGCAAGCTCCGCTGGATGTTCGAGGAAGCCGACCGCCGCGGCGAGGTCATCAGCCTCAGCAAGCTGCTAGGCCGGCGGCTCTTCATCGACCGGGATCTGGTCAGGTCTGAATGGAAGCGGTACTACGAAGGTTCAGGGCGAGGTGAAACCTCCGGCTCCACCGCTGGGTAA
- a CDS encoding ThiF family adenylyltransferase, producing MADGSDEPVDGEIVAEPDLSQLLEIARISQSAGVVASSIELRRLDEGEILTFDIMTEPTVEEPATDVREVERIHFVYREGRAFGRTAPYNVLCDREDFPRKIGHLCSGEPGCRAAPCLALGGIQPIYERAGIEAIMTRLRDFLRDAKTGTLMMDGWEPVPFGVGQKLRMGQLEPRTFQEHAFAYPDAGSAMGVAISFDDDDRKQVSVFSQILQPDDVTKAIGHHNGNFGGERHAIPWVFVWREPLAVERDALFENWRTGGELLEGMKAIGVDAAFVSAILELRKNDVDFRCHRPPLGGKAMVVIIGVWRPAPIMSALFGYSDDPAARSLELRAFLISQDLNKDILDADTRIETIVGDYPPRPSLMRWVAGVDPLPPVALLGHGALGSAIHDNLARSGMEDVFVWDKDRIHPHNLARHSARTRDVYANKADQAKRLTDALWHDEGRSEAVKDDIATVEIDVLKARTGGRLVIDATADEQVRLRMDELRGSTEATIVRTEMYHEGRLGMTFVSPPGGPTLSDMMLATIGLAPDNPDVAAWLNYEDRHPLGPDPLLYGFGCTSMTVHLPKHAVEQQASVACTAILGDRSEAGVLLNPLDERLRPKGARWVPIAPFTVLRPASADDWQIRVSASAIAALEAERTAALPAETGGYLYGSWDPTRRVITVIHASSLPPGSAATETRLELGKAGGTLAERRLTRLARGRVYLCGTWHSHPDGSAHMSGRDDRAMTAHAEKDAPDLRPTLMIIVAQDDIQAHLRLP from the coding sequence ATGGCTGACGGCAGCGACGAACCGGTCGATGGCGAGATCGTCGCTGAGCCAGACCTAAGCCAGCTGCTGGAGATCGCGCGCATTTCGCAGTCCGCCGGTGTCGTCGCATCGTCCATCGAACTGCGCCGCCTGGACGAAGGTGAGATTCTGACCTTCGACATCATGACCGAGCCGACGGTTGAGGAACCGGCGACCGACGTGCGCGAGGTGGAGCGCATCCACTTCGTCTATCGCGAGGGCCGCGCCTTCGGTCGCACGGCACCCTACAACGTGCTCTGCGACCGCGAGGACTTCCCGCGCAAGATCGGCCATCTCTGCTCGGGCGAGCCGGGGTGCCGAGCGGCCCCCTGCCTGGCGCTCGGCGGCATCCAGCCGATCTACGAGCGCGCCGGCATAGAGGCGATCATGACCCGCCTGCGCGACTTCCTGCGCGACGCGAAGACGGGCACCCTGATGATGGACGGATGGGAGCCTGTCCCGTTCGGTGTCGGCCAGAAGCTGCGGATGGGCCAGCTCGAGCCACGCACGTTCCAAGAGCATGCGTTCGCCTATCCCGATGCGGGCAGCGCGATGGGCGTCGCGATCAGCTTCGATGACGATGACCGCAAGCAGGTGTCGGTCTTCTCGCAGATCCTCCAGCCTGATGACGTCACCAAGGCGATTGGCCATCACAACGGGAATTTCGGCGGTGAGCGGCACGCGATCCCATGGGTCTTCGTATGGCGCGAACCCTTGGCCGTCGAACGTGACGCGCTGTTCGAGAATTGGCGGACCGGCGGCGAGCTGCTGGAGGGCATGAAGGCGATCGGCGTTGACGCTGCCTTCGTCTCCGCAATCCTGGAACTGCGGAAAAACGACGTGGACTTTCGGTGCCACCGGCCGCCACTCGGCGGGAAGGCGATGGTGGTCATCATAGGAGTGTGGCGACCGGCGCCAATCATGAGCGCCCTCTTCGGCTATTCCGACGACCCCGCGGCCCGGAGCCTCGAACTGCGGGCCTTCCTGATCTCGCAGGATCTCAACAAGGACATCCTCGACGCCGACACCCGCATCGAGACGATCGTCGGCGACTATCCGCCACGACCATCGCTCATGCGCTGGGTGGCCGGTGTCGACCCGCTGCCGCCGGTCGCGCTGCTTGGGCACGGCGCGCTGGGCAGCGCGATACACGACAACCTCGCCCGCTCCGGAATGGAGGACGTGTTCGTGTGGGACAAGGATCGCATCCACCCCCACAACCTCGCCCGCCATTCCGCTCGCACCAGAGACGTGTACGCGAACAAGGCCGACCAGGCGAAGAGGCTGACGGACGCACTCTGGCACGACGAGGGCAGGTCCGAGGCGGTGAAGGACGACATCGCGACCGTCGAAATCGACGTCCTCAAGGCCCGAACCGGCGGCCGGCTCGTCATCGACGCCACTGCGGACGAACAGGTCCGGCTCCGAATGGACGAACTGAGGGGCTCGACCGAGGCTACCATCGTCCGGACCGAGATGTACCATGAGGGGCGCCTCGGAATGACGTTCGTCTCGCCGCCCGGCGGGCCCACACTGTCGGACATGATGCTTGCGACGATCGGGCTTGCGCCCGACAACCCCGACGTTGCGGCCTGGCTCAACTACGAGGATCGGCATCCGCTCGGCCCCGATCCGCTGCTCTACGGCTTCGGCTGCACGTCCATGACCGTGCATCTGCCCAAGCATGCGGTCGAGCAGCAGGCCTCGGTGGCCTGCACCGCCATCCTCGGCGACAGGAGCGAAGCCGGCGTCCTGCTAAACCCGCTCGATGAACGACTACGGCCGAAAGGTGCGCGTTGGGTCCCGATCGCGCCGTTCACGGTCCTGCGACCCGCCAGCGCGGACGACTGGCAGATTCGCGTCTCCGCTTCCGCGATCGCAGCCTTGGAAGCCGAGCGCACGGCCGCGCTTCCGGCCGAGACCGGTGGCTACCTCTACGGCAGCTGGGATCCGACGCGCCGGGTGATCACGGTCATTCACGCCTCATCCCTTCCGCCGGGGTCGGCGGCGACCGAGACCAGGCTCGAGCTCGGCAAGGCGGGCGGCACCCTCGCCGAGCGGCGACTGACCCGCCTTGCCCGCGGCCGCGTCTATCTGTGCGGCACATGGCACAGCCACCCGGACGGATCGGCGCACATGTCGGGCCGCGATGATCGCGCCATGACCGCACACGCTGAGAAGGACGCACCGGACCTGCGGCCCACGCTGATGATCATCGTCGCGCAGGACGACATCCAAGCGCATCTGAGGCTACCGTGA